From the genome of Trichosurus vulpecula isolate mTriVul1 chromosome 6, mTriVul1.pri, whole genome shotgun sequence:
taaagtcccaaCTGAAATCTCACCTGCTATGAGAAGTCTTTGCCTATCTCCAGtttatcatttaaatattttgtttacacagttgtttccctttttttggcTTTGAGGTCCTTCCAAACGGTActgttcacacacacatataatacacacagacacatgtatatacatacaaatacacacacatacatacatatacacacatatatacacatacacacacatacacacatacacatactcactCACTTATTTTTGACTGGGAAATCTCCAtaacaatatctggcacatattaggtatttaataaatgcttgttgacttgatcaAGATCTCAAAATCTCAGGTTCCCTATCTGTAAATTAAAGATAAGAACCTCATTACCCATCTCATTATGAAAAAAGGGTTTTGTCAATATtaatgtgctatgtaaatgttgtgATTATGTCGTTCTTGGCTCTCCAAAAGTCAACATATTTGACCAAGCTCAAGCATGtccctttgaatttattttaggaGCATGGAATTCCTATCAACATGGGCTATGCAGTGGCTCCACACCACTCGGGGGTCTACCCAGTCCATATACAACTTtatgaagcttggaaaaaagtCTGGGGTATCCAGGTCACAAGCACAGAAGAGTATCCACATCTTAAACCTGCACGATACAGACGGGGCTTCATCCACAATGGCATCATGGTGAGAACATGCTATTCCCACAGAATGATTTCAGCCTGCGGTTGTTGAAGAGATACCCATCGCATTATCTCTCAGGGTTTACCTTTAAAATATCCTGCCATGGGGAACCAGAAATGGCCCCAACTTCAGTAGGGAAAGGGAAAGTTGATCACTTAGAATCTGTGCTTGGACTATTAATTGACAAGGGTCCATGTATCTGGAGCACAGAGAGGTTCTTGGGAAGCTCAAGACTCTTTCCTAATGTGTGGGTTGAAAAAGGGATTTGTCTAGGCCACACTCTTCATCATCAATGTCATGGAGGCAGTGTCATGGAGTACAGTGGGAAAAATGATGGACTTAAAGACAGagtacttgaattcaaattctatgtCTGaaagactcactttcctcatctctaaagtggaggGAAGTTGACTAGGTGCCATGTATGTTCCTTTCCCTCTATGGGTCTATGAGGTTAGGCTTGGGGTTGTAAACATTCCCTTGTGAACTCCTCCGTGTTCCAGGATGCTTGATAGGTTCATTCCAAAAGCTTCTGGGTGTTCTCTCTACTAGAAACAAGCCCAGTGTCTCCTTGAAGCAGCTGTGGACTCCCAGACCCTCCTCTGAGATGTAACGTCCAGATTAGGAGCTCAGAGTATCCGTCAATGGCAACAGAAAACAGTACTGTTTGGCAGTGGAGAATTTGATGCCCTTTGTAACTGCCCAAGAGTTCTTTGTACTGCTTGCTTTGTCACTTGCCCACTATACCTGCTTGGAAGGAGTACATACTTTCCCCATTCTTAGCACTGCACTTCATATTGAAATATGCCTTCATGCAATCTTTTgcagagagtaaaaaaaaagggtTGCTGAAATGATTTTAGTGCCTTCTTAGTtcttagaaatctgaaaactgtGTGCAgtttaaaataattccttggaACCCAAAGTTGACATCATGGATCTTGAATTATAGTTATCTATCTTGGAAATTCCATTAAGCTAAGTATTTTCCAAAGGATCCATGCAAAGTTCTACACATGCATATTTTCTGTTTATGCCTGCAAAATTGATTCTTAGATCAATTCCATTGGTTAGGACACAGCTCATTTCCAAATGGTATTCTCAAATTAAGTTTGGGAATACAATAATTCTTGAATATTTAGAAaacatatgcaaatatgtttataaacttttttaaaggaatactGAAAATGAGTCCCTGTTCTACACCAAAGATTCTTTTCCAAAATTTGTACAGTTACCTTTTTTTCAGCAATATAATCAATACAAATTATGATCAGCATTTATCCCATCAGTAGTAGCAAACTGACTTTTCTTTCTAATAGTGATGTGGTTAAAACGTTAccacctccttctctttctttctgcagAATCATACCTCAAAAGGGTTTCTTTGCCTCATTAGAGCTGCCCTTGTAGTTCAAATATGCTGCCCAGTATATGTTGAAATCATGGATTCAGCTGCAAAGCATTGGTTTCTTGAGATATAAGTGGACAGTGTTAGATTCAATTTCacctaaaaaaatcaattttcattttcaaaagtctccctcttttttcaaaatttaaacaTGAATAAATTTTGAGCAACTATTGTGCTGGAAGATGGCACTCTGgaggcatttctttttttcaaataaataaattctaagGCATTTGTGTGTCTTTCCATAGGTTTGTTTAATATGGAAACTCCCACAGCATTTTTTCCTGATGTAAAGCCTTCTCTTTCctagtttctccctctctcaattgttggaagaaaaaaaaaaaaactaggaagatATAGGTGACATGCTTCTGCATACCTTTCTAGCTGATGAATCAAAAATCCTTtctctccctgaaaaaaaaacactgaaaacatGCATCTCTACCTgggaaatataaaatttcatgCCTCTTTTTCTTCAAAGCCTAAGAAGGATATTCTGGAGGAGAGATGTGGAACAGCTCCATACCTCCTCTTCTCACACCTGTATTTCTTAACCTTACAAATAATAGCTGTGGCTGCTTATCAAACCACCAGCGGTACCTATAGTAGTAACTTCAGCTATCATTTCATGAAGCCAAGTTTTAAATGACCAGATCCTTTACATAGAACAGAAATTCGAAATGAAAACTTGAACAAGGAATGATTTACTTGTCTTCTAGAGATGCTTTTGAAGTTTTTCTAAAATGACTTTGCAAAATACATTTAATCACTATGAGAATACATTCATTCAGCCACACTTAAGTCTTCTTAAGTTAAGTCCTGCATATAACACAATTGCCCACAAGTATAAGGCATTTGGGAAATGTTTGTTGGTGTTAATACATGGATTACTGAATTACAAATAATTTGTAGAGGTGCAGGAGAGGCTTTGAATTTAAATGTAGGTTTTGGTGAAGAATATACTGGCATGTGTCTCCTTGACAATCCagtttatatgtaaaaaaatatatttggaatAATTTCATAAGATGCACATGCAGTTCTATAGCATGAATCTGTCATCACTGGGCATTTACCCAAGTCACTTTCAGTAAATGTTCAgaagatcttttgtttttccatgtaatCCCTTGGCGTACATGACTAGGTAAtatttcttgttcagttgtttcagtcatgtccgcctctttgtgacctcattttggaatttgggggggggggcatttttcttcgccatttgcttctccagctcattttacagatgacgaactgaggcaaacaaggttaagtgacttgcccagggtcacacagtgtctgaggctagattttaactcaggtccttctgtctCCAGGCATCTGATCCTGACTAGCtataaaataatcattaaaaaaatagaaatgtattcCCAAACCCTAGTATAAGGTTGTCTTTGCTTTGAATTTGATGCAAAAACTAAACCCTTCTGGCAATTAAAAGAATTATAGAGTACAATTGGATGACTGTTACTGCAGAGATAATAAATGTCTTGGAGAACTTGACATGGAGgagcattaattttgttttctcctatttATCTTTATGTATGCAAAGGAGTTCACCAAAGAATATGGTAGATCATAATCATTTCAGGCTTAATATGTATTTCATTCCTTGAGTCATATTTTAATTCCAAGGTGAAGGCAATAATGATGTTTTTTGGATGCTTGAAACTAAATACAATCCTAGGATATATCTCAGAAATaagggaattaatagcttggAGAGTGAAAATATGCTACTTCTAAGGAGCTCTCTCTATAATAAACTAATGTTGTTAAAGTTAAGAGCTGTTTTCATAATCCTGTAAAAATAGTGCTGCTGTGTGAAATTGGTTAGAATGATATGAGTGAAGATTTTACAAACATTTGCCCTGCAGTTGGCATCTGCTGCTATCCACCAGCTGCATGATCATTCCCTAAATCAACTTCTTTTTACAATAATACCAAAGCTATAGCAACCCAGAAATTCTCATGGTGAAGTTTCAGTGTTCAGTCTCCAAAGAAATAGGACAGTGGTGACAGAGCTCAGCAAAACCCTTCAACGgtccatattttttcttcttccttaggTGCTCCCTCGACAGACATGTGGATTATTTACCCATACGATTTTCTATAAGGAATACCCAGGAGGGCCTCAAGAATTAGACAAAAGTATCCAAGGAGGGGAACTTTTTCTCACTATCCTTCTAAATCCCGTATGTATTTCTCTTGTGCTTACTTCCAATAATAACATAAAATTGAACTTTACTTAGTTCCATATCAGTGTGAGTCCATTCCAGCAATGTGGGTGGGAAACATTGCCTTTGCTATAGAAATCACTAATGTGCCTTCTTCATGAGCTTCAGGCATGTGAAAAGTACTGAGTTCTGCTTTTCCCTAAGGAATAGAACAATTAAATATACAGTTTCACAGTATCTTGGTTTCATTTTATTAGGCTATCCTTATGCCAAATTAGATTAACACATGAAAAGAGATTTCGAACCTTAAATACTTATTTAAGTCCTGTATGGTGTTGTTACTGTTgctgtgatgatgataatgatgataataatgatgatggtggtggtggtggtgatgatgatgatgataatgatgccaGGACTTGAAAGTTCACTAGCTTACCAAGGAACTTATTTTAGGCATggattgtgtttcttttttcgCAATGTGcaaatttattttaatagtattttattttttcctaattacatgtcaagaaaatttttagcattcatttttacaagattttgagatacaaatttttcttcctcctccctctctccctctttgcccTCCCCTCTTACAAAATGGTAGGcaaattgatataggttatgcatgtactatgatgtaaaaatatttccattagtCATggttgcgaaagaagaaacagatcaaaagaaaaaaatgtgcaaaagaataaaataagtgaaaaagtatgcttcgatctgcactcagagttcatcagttccttatatgtatatggataacattttcctccATGTACTTCTCTTGgaacattgtgttgctgagaagagcataGTTGATCATCGCATGATGTTGCTAACACTATATGCAATGTTTTccctgttctgctcatttcattttgcatcagtttgtacagaTCTTTccaaggttttctgaaatctgcctgttcatcattttttattgcacaataatattcccaatacattaatataccacagcttgttcgggcattccccaattgatatgtatcccctcaatttccaatattttgccaccatttGAAAAGGgctactatacatatttttgtacatgtaggtccttttcccttttttatgatctctttaggatacaatcctagtagtagtattgctggatcaaaggatatgcatagtttgattgccctttgagcatagttccacattgctctccagaatggttggatcagttcacaattccaccaacaatgcattagtgtcccagttttcccacatcctctccaacatttatcattttcctttttgtcatattaaccaatctgatagaagtgaggtgatacctcagagttgttttaatttgcatgtcctTATTCTAAAGTCATTTAGAGCTcttcttcatatgcttatagatagctttgatttcttcatctgaaaactgcctgttcatatcttttgaccatttatcaattgggaaatggcttttattcttatcactttgactcagttgtctatatttgagaaatgagacatttatcagagacacttgctgtaaagattgtttcccagctttctgcttttccttcctgcctttcctggttttccttttgctttgtttgagatcaaaattacttctcctcctcttccttctcctcctcctcctcctcttcctcctccttctcctcctcttcccctcctccttctgtataatagattctgctacaGCCCCTTactgtttctctgtgtgtttgtatgtgtgtctgcttcaaaatgtgtttcttgtaaacaacatattgtagaattctgatttttgatccatgctgctgtcctcttccattttatgggatagttcatctcattcacattcacagttatgattgctagctctgtatttccctccatcctatttttcttcctgtttgccttctctctcctttcaccctttccctcctcgatagtgtctttcttctgtCTACTGCCTCTCCCagtctgccccctcttctctcagtcccctcacccccacctttATTTAGTCTCTTCCCCCTCCTACTTATGGATTAAGTTTCTTAACAGAAGCCTCTCCCTATACAGCCTTCCTCTACATCTCTGCCTTTCAAGTTTGCTAATCCTTTCCTAATcgtggttgcattggttttctttgtgcaaaagctttttaatttaatataataaaaattatctattttacatttcataatgtcctCTACTGCTTATTTGGTCATGATTCTGTAACTCACTtgatttctcctttaagaatttggatgctataccacttggtgcatatatgtttagtattgatattactactttgtctgtggtaccttttagcaagatgtagtttcctcaGTCAAGGGTGGCTCCAGGCCTGTGCCAACAGACTGGGAGGGCAGGGATGGAGGTCTGGTAGTCAGAACTAACATCTGGATTGGTTCAGGATGAGTCTCCTGCTGTCCAAGCTTGCATCTAAAGAAGAAGTAGACCAGGCAATAAAAAGTAAGGCAGAAAAGATTTTGATCCTCAGATTTGGAAGCGCTGAGGATCCTGTCTGCGGATAGATGACATCCTTTCTAAGACTTAAGTAAAATGGCTATGATATATCTGGTGTATATAGACCAAACACCGATTTACACCCAGTATTTTGACATCGGTTATATGCCGTTTACTATCTTTTTCTTCAGTGGGCAGTGTACAAAAGTGGATTATGGGTCTCCAGATCACAGTAAGTTTGTGAGAAGTTTCAAAACTAAGCAGGACTTCATAGACTTGGTTGAAGTAATCTATGAAGGAGCGAGGCGACAAAAACTCACTGTCCAAAG
Proteins encoded in this window:
- the LOC118854389 gene encoding LOW QUALITY PROTEIN: thioredoxin-like protein 4B (The sequence of the model RefSeq protein was modified relative to this genomic sequence to represent the inferred CDS: inserted 2 bases in 2 codons) codes for the protein MSLLLSKLASKEEVDQAIKSKAEKILILRFGSAEDPXLRIDDILSXDLSKMAMIYLVYIDQTPIYTQYFDIGYMPFTIFFFSGQCTKVDYGSPDHSKFVRSFKTKQDFIDLVEVIYEGARRQKLTVQSPINPKNIPKYDLLYQGI